From Daucus carota subsp. sativus chromosome 6, DH1 v3.0, whole genome shotgun sequence, the proteins below share one genomic window:
- the LOC108224312 gene encoding uncharacterized protein LOC108224312 yields MAEASDQATTLCSHCDRDIPSSNIDLHYAHCSRNLEKCKVCSDMVPKKYAEEHFLSTHAPVSCSLCSRSMDREVLAVHKGENCPQRIVTCDYCEFPLPAVDLFEHQEVCGNRTELCNLCNKYIRLRERSNHESICNGVQNIPPEPFRSTGETERGRRPQRRQPAGFSTKSLIFTIAITGLAVVLGSLLFQSKHENSPMH; encoded by the exons ATGGCTGAAGCTTCTGATCAGGCGACAACTCTCTGCAGTCATTG TGACAGAGACATTCCTTCTTCAAATATTGACTTGCACTATGCTCACTGCTCCCGGAATCTTGAGAAATGTAAAGTATGCAGTGATATGGTCCCCAAAAAATATGCTGAAGAACATTTCCTAAGCACCCATGCACCA GTTTCCTGCTCACTCTGCAGTCGATCCATGGACCGTGAAGTTTTGGCTGTTCATAAAGGTGAGAATTGTCCTCAACGAATCGTGACATGTGACTATTGTGAGTTCCCATTGCCAGCGGTTGATCTGTTTGAGCATCAG GAAGTCTGTGGAAATCGGACGGAGTTATGTAATCTATGTAACAAATATATAAGACTGCGTGAACGAAGTAACCATGAGAGCATATGCAATGGTGTTCAGAATATTCCTCCAGAGCCTTTCAG GAGCACGGGGGAGACTGAAAGAGGGCGTCGTCCTCAAAGAAGGCAGCCTGCAGGATTTTCCACCAAAAGCCTTATATTTACCATAGCAATAACTGGGCTTGCTGTGGTTTTAGGGTCTCTGCTGTTTCAGAGTAAACATGAAAACAGTCCAATGCATTAG
- the LOC108224750 gene encoding transcription factor bHLH93-like: MLKMEYTGHDFLEELLSFRNEPWESCTNFIPTGADHGIYNGYGYSNVASFPENPLPNIPQTPCFDELSAYTVPFDEYQQTLNSAALFSEISGPFGDEHTDSSNNMFDTPPFFPCQEEYSMRSIMDELEGKAAADACKMEPVQCTQVPGFSVGSGVERKSKTKKVDGQPSKNLMAERRRRKRLNDRLSMLRSVVPKISKMDRTSILGDTIDYMNELLERIRKLQEENGFGSNDHQGELSLTSIINDVKPNEALVRNSPKFNVERRNMDTQIEMCCANKPGLLLSTVTTLEALGLEIQQCVVSCFSDFGMHASCSEPEGDIQEEPTRNLSSEDIKQALFRNAGYGGRCL; this comes from the exons ATGCTGAAGATGGAATATACTGGTCATGATTTCTTGGAGGAGTTGCTAAGTTTCAGAAATGAGCCATGGGAATCATGCACCAATTTCATTCCAACAGGAGCTGATCATGGTATCTATAATGGATATGGATACTCCAATGTTGCTAGCTTCCCTGAGAACCCTTTGCCAAACATTCCTCAGACTCCTTGTTTCGATGAGTTATCAGCTTATACTGTGCCATTCGATGAGTACCAGCAAACCCTCAACTCTGCAGCACTTTTTAGTGAGATTTCTGGTCCATTTGGAGATGAACACACTGATTCTTCTAACAACATGTTTGATACACCTCCGTTCTTTCCTTGTCAAGAGGAGTATTCGATGAGGTCGATTATGGATGAGTTGGAGGGGAAGGCGGCGGCTGATGCTTGTAAAATGGAGCCGGTTCAGTGTACTCAAGTCCCGGGTTTTAGTGTGGGGAGTGGCGTGGAGAGAAAGAGTAAAACCAAGAAAGTGGATGGGCAGCCGTCGAAGAATTTAATGGCGGAAAGAAGGCGAAGGAAGCGGCTTAATGACCGGCTTTCTATGCTTAGATCTGTTGTTCCTAAGATAAGCAAG ATGGATAGGACATCAATACTAGGAGATACTATAGACTACATGAATGAACTTCTGGAAAGGATTAGAAAATTGCAAGAAGAAAACGGTTTTGGCTCTAATGATCATCAGGGCGAGCTCAGCTTAACAAGCATCATTAATGATGTCAAGCCTAATGAAGCTCTTGTCAGAAATTCTCCCAAA TTTAATGTGGAAAGGAGGAACATGGACACTCAAATTGAAATGTGCTGTGCTAATAAGCCAGGTTTGCTGTTATCAACTGTGACCACATTAGAAGCACTAGGTCTTGAGATTCAACAGTGTGTTGTCAGCTGTTTCAGTGACTTTGGCATGCATGCTTCTTGCTCAGAGCCAGAG GGTGATATACAGGAAGAGCCAACAAGAAATctgagttcagaagatataaagcaAGCATTATTCAGAAATGCAGGATATGGTGGAAGgtgcttgtag